Proteins co-encoded in one Cucurbita pepo subsp. pepo cultivar mu-cu-16 chromosome LG15, ASM280686v2, whole genome shotgun sequence genomic window:
- the LOC111776312 gene encoding dehydrodolichyl diphosphate synthase 6-like, with amino-acid sequence MGVGNVWINFWVVLNQIFERVTSFLRRCAFNVLSMGSIPLHVAFIMDGNRRFAKKKKLAQGAGHRFGYLSLVSMLKYCFEFGVKYVTIYAFSIDNFRRSPEEVQSVMDLMLEKVELLIREESLVNQYGVRLHFLGNLGLLSEPVRKALEKAATATCNNNRAVLAICVAYTSTDEIVRAVEKSCEEKWDEMNLKSANGEGNDLGKKLVMAENGENFITLADVEKHMYTTVTPDPDMLIRTSGEARLSNFLLWQTSSCYLYSPSVLWPEINFWHLLWAILNFQRNNLRLVKKRKQL; translated from the coding sequence ATGGGAGTTGGAAATGTGTGGATAAATTTTTGGGTTGTACTTAATCAGATCTTCGAACGTGTTACTAGTTTCCTTAGGAGATGTGCCTTCAATGTTCTATCGATGGGTTCAATTCCCCTTCATGTTGCTTTCATCATGGATGGGAATAGGAGatttgcaaagaaaaaaaagttggcACAAGGGGCTGGCCATAGGTTTGGGTATTTGTCTTTGGTGTCCATGCTCAAGTACTGCTTTGAATTTGGTGTGAAGTATGTGACGATCTACGCCTTCAGCATCGATAATTTTCGAAGAAGTCCAGAAGAAGTTCAAAGTGTGATGGATCTGATGTTGGAAAAAGTTGAATTGTTGATTAGAGAAGAAAGCCTTGTGAATCAATATGGAGTTAGACTTCACTTCTTAGGAAACTTAGGTTTGTTGAGTGAACCCGTCAGGAAAGCGCTTGAAAAAGCGGCGACAGCCACATGCAACAATAACAGAGCAGTACTTGCTATCTGTGTTGCTTACACTTCCACTGATGAAATTGTTCGTGCCGTTGAAAAGTCCTGTGAAGAGAAATGGGATGAGATGAATTTGAAAAGTGCAaatggagaaggaaatgatTTAGGCAAAAAGTTAGTAATGGCTGAAAATGGTGAGAACTTCATAACATTAGCTGATGTTGAGAAGCATATGTATACCACGGTTACTCCCGACCCCGATATGCTAATTCGCACGTCTGGAGAGGCCCGCTTGAGCAATTTCCTTTTGTGGCAGACCTCTTCATGTTATTTGTATTCTCCCTCAGTACTTTGGccagaaattaatttttggcATTTGCTGTGGGCaatcttgaattttcaaagaaacaatCTTCGTTTggtaaagaaaaggaaacagttATAA